A single window of uncultured Pseudodesulfovibrio sp. DNA harbors:
- a CDS encoding YcaO-like family protein, whose protein sequence is MIELKECLKEFTTDQDKACSPQETVARVKAALADKCKGVLGETDRVDTGRLGIPVFVSVCGPEAREIMPTRKQMGKGASPEQAEASALMELVERFSYFSFWADATNFTELTWSEAAAKWSDSIMDIRQVILSVEEDISEPEAIRLMDLVKWRFHPALNVSTGQAEYVPLDWFKKLNEFNGSSAGNTFEESICQGACELVERHVCAVIDRSRITTPTIDPASLDDTVLLRLVECFERNGVKLILKDFTMGYPVPTVAAVAWDPKTFPALSEIVFTAGTAASPAKAAIRAVTEVAQLAGDFETSRVYEASGLSKFTELEQIKWLKEGPVVPLDSLPTVEDSDIYNELMALSNGLRDKGNTLYAVDTRHPELMVTTNYNVVPGFDFRERTPNRSIGLFVGRILAEDVDFDEATEGLEVLAEVYPDAYFLPFFRGLLALRMGDPLYAVAQFEEAEPFQPADQERALAAFYQAYALSQMEEWEETIEPLDRAIELDRECKEFYNLRGVAHFKSERYSEAAKNFQASLDIDSGSPHDLANLGLCHKFMGNRSEALDYLNAALDMDSTLDFARKHRDELLES, encoded by the coding sequence GTGATTGAACTCAAGGAATGTCTGAAGGAATTTACCACTGATCAAGATAAGGCCTGTAGCCCTCAGGAGACTGTGGCACGAGTTAAAGCGGCTTTGGCAGATAAGTGCAAAGGTGTTCTTGGCGAGACAGATCGAGTTGATACCGGGAGACTCGGTATCCCTGTCTTTGTCAGTGTGTGCGGACCAGAGGCGCGGGAAATTATGCCCACTCGTAAGCAGATGGGTAAAGGGGCATCCCCTGAGCAGGCTGAAGCTTCTGCTCTTATGGAGTTGGTTGAACGGTTTTCCTATTTCAGTTTTTGGGCTGACGCGACTAATTTTACTGAACTGACATGGTCAGAAGCTGCTGCAAAGTGGTCTGATTCGATCATGGATATCCGACAGGTTATTTTGTCCGTTGAAGAAGACATTTCCGAACCGGAGGCGATTCGTCTCATGGATCTAGTGAAATGGCGGTTTCATCCTGCGTTGAACGTCAGTACTGGACAGGCAGAGTATGTTCCATTGGATTGGTTCAAGAAACTTAACGAGTTCAACGGATCGTCTGCCGGAAACACTTTTGAAGAATCCATCTGTCAGGGAGCCTGTGAATTGGTCGAACGGCATGTTTGTGCCGTGATCGATCGCAGTCGGATAACTACCCCGACTATTGATCCTGCTTCATTAGATGATACAGTTCTTCTTCGGTTGGTCGAGTGTTTTGAGCGCAACGGCGTCAAACTGATCCTCAAGGATTTTACCATGGGGTATCCTGTGCCTACGGTTGCAGCTGTGGCGTGGGATCCAAAGACGTTTCCTGCTTTGAGTGAAATCGTGTTCACTGCTGGTACCGCAGCTTCTCCGGCCAAGGCGGCTATTAGGGCTGTGACCGAAGTGGCTCAGTTGGCGGGAGATTTTGAAACCAGCCGGGTGTATGAAGCGTCAGGGTTGTCAAAATTTACTGAACTTGAACAGATCAAGTGGCTCAAAGAAGGCCCTGTCGTGCCTTTGGATTCTCTGCCTACTGTTGAGGATTCAGATATATATAATGAATTGATGGCTCTTTCGAATGGATTGCGGGACAAAGGGAATACTCTTTATGCCGTCGACACCCGACACCCTGAATTGATGGTCACCACCAACTATAATGTTGTCCCTGGTTTTGATTTTCGAGAGCGGACTCCCAATAGATCTATTGGTTTATTTGTTGGGCGAATTCTCGCTGAAGACGTTGATTTTGATGAGGCGACTGAAGGGTTGGAGGTGTTAGCCGAGGTTTATCCTGATGCGTATTTCCTGCCTTTTTTCAGAGGGCTGTTAGCGTTGCGCATGGGAGACCCCTTGTATGCAGTTGCACAGTTTGAGGAAGCAGAGCCTTTTCAGCCCGCAGACCAGGAGAGAGCTCTGGCTGCATTTTATCAGGCATACGCTTTGTCGCAGATGGAAGAATGGGAAGAAACCATTGAACCTCTCGATCGAGCTATCGAATTGGATCGGGAATGCAAAGAATTTTATAATCTTCGTGGCGTTGCCCATTTCAAGAGTGAAAGATACAGTGAGGCTGCGAAGAACTTTCAGGCCTCACTGGATATTGATAGTGGTTCACCCCATGATCTTGCCAATTTGGGGTTGTGCCATAAGTTCATGGGGAATCGTTCTGAAGCCCTTGATTATTTGAATGCGGCACTTGATATGGATTCGACTCTGGACTTCGCGCGCAAGCATCGAGATGAACTCTTGGAATCTTAG
- a CDS encoding 50S ribosomal protein L11 methyltransferase — protein MADIVHNLDQPIGALIDIAVREFGEVEFETVNVGGMSLEVLQIKNMQQYLDKLIDKTRAGKKITLPLWAKIWPSCLILGYTLTKFPFPDDCSILEVGAGGAVNSLVLAKLGHQVTVSDVDPFALLFSKINALKNAVDDKLTLHRVDFTADAVEKRFDYIIGCEVLYAEAAFEPLLKFLSNHLSDDSAAEIVLAMDQKRQGRKFFDMANEQYSMMKSAAKYKDRETGEENVVNLFRMKRKQA, from the coding sequence GTGGCGGATATAGTTCATAATTTGGACCAGCCTATTGGTGCGCTTATTGACATAGCTGTGCGCGAGTTCGGCGAAGTCGAATTCGAGACGGTTAACGTGGGTGGTATGTCTCTTGAAGTGTTGCAGATCAAGAATATGCAGCAATATTTAGATAAACTTATTGATAAGACTCGGGCTGGAAAAAAAATAACTTTGCCTTTATGGGCCAAGATATGGCCTTCCTGTCTTATTCTTGGCTACACTCTGACAAAGTTCCCCTTCCCCGATGATTGTTCCATTTTGGAAGTAGGTGCTGGTGGGGCGGTCAACAGCCTTGTTTTGGCAAAGCTCGGTCATCAAGTAACGGTAAGCGATGTAGATCCATTTGCTTTGTTGTTTAGTAAGATTAACGCGTTGAAAAATGCGGTAGATGATAAACTCACATTGCATCGTGTCGATTTCACGGCAGATGCGGTTGAAAAGCGTTTTGATTACATTATTGGGTGCGAAGTTCTTTATGCTGAGGCAGCTTTTGAGCCTTTGTTGAAATTCTTGAGCAATCATCTGTCTGACGATTCGGCTGCCGAGATTGTCCTTGCCATGGATCAAAAGCGGCAGGGCCGAAAGTTCTTTGACATGGCAAATGAGCAGTATTCCATGATGAAATCAGCCGCCAAGTATAAGGACAGAGAGACTGGTGAAGAGAACGTTGTCAATTTGTTCCGCATGAAGAGGAAACAGGCGTGA
- a CDS encoding response regulator, translating into MRILIVEDEFTSRKLLTALLSDYGQCDTASDGVECVELFKMALDENSPYDLVCMDIMMPNKDGHQALKDIRVIEQDAGVRSSDEAKVIMITALNDPKTVVKAYYKGGAAAYLPKPIEVESLYAVLRDLALIE; encoded by the coding sequence ATGCGTATTTTGATTGTCGAAGACGAATTTACCAGCCGCAAATTGTTGACGGCCTTACTGTCCGATTATGGGCAGTGTGACACCGCATCTGATGGGGTTGAGTGTGTCGAGTTATTTAAAATGGCTCTTGACGAAAATTCGCCTTACGATTTGGTCTGCATGGATATTATGATGCCCAATAAAGATGGACATCAGGCTTTGAAGGACATCCGTGTTATCGAACAGGATGCGGGAGTTCGATCTTCCGACGAAGCGAAAGTTATTATGATTACCGCTCTTAATGATCCCAAGACCGTGGTCAAAGCCTATTACAAAGGCGGAGCGGCCGCCTATCTTCCCAAGCCTATTGAAGTTGAAAGTCTCTATGCAGTTCTTCGAGACCTGGCTCTTATTGAGTGA
- a CDS encoding SHOCT domain-containing protein, which yields MTFSELPFLLTNFFDFLDSPAWRAWPFNSGYGENLLPAIARLAFITLIMGAILLFLRFLFGPGGPLRDKELEQEAMEETAKERAETEELFAQGEITEMEYKIRMNHLKD from the coding sequence ATGACATTTTCGGAATTGCCCTTTTTGCTTACCAATTTTTTTGATTTTCTTGATAGCCCTGCATGGAGAGCTTGGCCCTTCAATTCAGGATATGGTGAAAACCTTCTCCCAGCTATTGCCCGCCTCGCGTTTATTACACTTATAATGGGTGCCATTCTTCTTTTTCTCCGTTTCCTTTTCGGCCCGGGTGGGCCACTCAGAGACAAAGAACTGGAGCAGGAAGCAATGGAAGAAACCGCAAAGGAGCGAGCTGAAACCGAGGAGTTATTCGCTCAAGGTGAAATCACGGAAATGGAATATAAAATACGCATGAACCACCTTAAAGACTGA
- a CDS encoding HD domain-containing protein codes for MPLSDHQASLTAFANSHLNGEMDHDYHIRLKLEHSLRVYKNAKTIIADEGIPGHIANMATLAALFHDIGRFPQYSIYGTFKDAESINHGRLGVLTLRNLKLPYATPRKELRLIRAAIGLHNIKILRDTTPQPLATIANIVRDADKIDIFSVILDHLGPQAESKPVVIHSLIQDPTKYSDDVYQATLAGEIGDYNLLRYSNDFILLLIGWLFVLHYPTSVRLLAELGLIDQAFLILPKDNKIQALKEKSHIFMRYKNTRTP; via the coding sequence ATGCCCCTGTCCGACCATCAAGCGTCACTCACCGCTTTTGCAAACAGCCATTTGAACGGTGAAATGGACCACGATTACCACATCAGACTTAAGCTTGAACACTCTCTGCGTGTGTATAAAAATGCCAAAACAATTATTGCAGACGAAGGCATACCCGGCCATATAGCGAACATGGCAACGCTGGCAGCCCTATTTCACGATATTGGCCGCTTTCCCCAATATTCCATATACGGCACATTCAAAGATGCCGAGTCCATAAACCATGGCCGATTGGGTGTTTTAACCCTTCGAAACCTGAAGCTTCCGTATGCAACGCCTAGGAAAGAACTCAGACTCATTCGAGCAGCCATAGGCCTCCATAACATTAAAATTCTTCGCGACACCACGCCACAACCATTGGCAACCATTGCAAATATAGTCAGAGATGCAGACAAGATAGATATCTTCTCAGTCATCTTGGATCACCTCGGTCCACAAGCGGAATCCAAGCCAGTGGTAATCCATAGCCTCATCCAAGACCCAACCAAATACTCCGACGATGTTTACCAAGCGACACTCGCAGGAGAGATTGGAGACTACAACCTTTTACGATACAGTAATGATTTTATTCTTCTTCTAATTGGCTGGCTTTTTGTCCTTCACTACCCTACTTCAGTCCGGCTTCTCGCTGAACTAGGCCTTATTGATCAAGCTTTCTTAATTTTACCTAAAGACAATAAAATTCAAGCTCTTAAAGAAAAATCTCATATATTCATGCGTTATAAAAACACGCGAACCCCTTGA